In one window of Henckelia pumila isolate YLH828 chromosome 1, ASM3356847v2, whole genome shotgun sequence DNA:
- the LOC140860185 gene encoding uncharacterized protein, which translates to MRFEKKGKLAPSFIGPFEILDRVGALAYRVAFPPNLDGVRNFFHVSMLRKYISNPSHVLSLEPLQLTPHMTYEERPIRILDRQERRLRNKSIPMIKVRWQNHSDEEATLEAEADIRTRYPELFVHMVALRVTDDSSLWEVVEVFLSEKVGLGSVWRGIRSRHFVKGVKLDRG; encoded by the exons ATGAGATTCGAGAAGAAAGGGAAACTAGCACCAAGTTTTATAGGACCCTTTGAGATATTGGACAGAGTGGGGGCATTGGCTTATAGGGTGGCCTTTCCACCTAACTTGGATGGAGTCCGTAATTTCTTTCACGTATCGATGCTGAGGAAGTACATCTCAAATCCATCCCATGTGCTCAgtttggaacctcttcagttaACTCCTCACATGACATATGAGGAAAGACCCATtcggattttggatagacaggagaggAGACTCCGGAACAAGTCGATTCCGATGATCAAagtgagatggcagaaccattcggatgaagaggccactttGGAAGCAGAGGCAGATATCAGGACTCGTTATCCAGAGCTCTTTG ttcacatggtagcatTGAGGGTGACCGATGACTCGAGCTTGTGGGAAGTAGTTGAGGTGTTCTTGAGTGAGAAGGTTGGTTTGGGCTCGGTTTGGAGAGGGATTAGGAGCCGTCATTTTGTTAAGGGAGTTAAGCTGGATAGGGGCTGA
- the LOC140860193 gene encoding uncharacterized protein: protein MTVYMPLHDEIQRFGLELYAVGRAPRLPVLSVETSLFDRIRVAQAVDEQLSKWRHRADERDSGLYSVVDGIVRFRGRLWVPAGIKRDIARFVSECLTCQQVKAEHQRPAGLLKPLPIPKWKWDNITMDFVVGLPRTVRGSNSIWVIVDHLTKSAHFLPVGRISL from the exons ATGACGGTGTATATGCCATTGCATgatgagattcagagatttgggcTAGAGTTATATGCCGTGGGTAGAGCTCCTAGATTGCCAGTCTTGTCAGTGGAGACTTCGTTGTTTGACCGTATCAGAGTGGCTCAAGCAGTTGATGAGCAGTTGAGTAAGTGGAGACATAGAGCTGACGAGAGAGACAGTGGGTTGTATTCagtggtagatgggattgtaAGGTTTAGAGGTCGACTTTGGGTACCCGCAG GCATAAAGCGTGATATTGCCCGCTTTGTATCAGAATGcttgacatgccagcaggtcaaaGCAGAACATCAAAGACCTGCAGGATTGCTTAAGCCACTCCCTATTCCCAAGTGGAAATGGGATAATATTaccatggattttgttgttggtTTGCCAAGGACAGTGAGGGGTTCGAAttctatttgggttattgttgACCATCTCACTAAGTCGGCACATTTCTTGCCAGTAGGACGAATTTCTCTATGA